The Vanessa atalanta chromosome 7, ilVanAtal1.2, whole genome shotgun sequence genomic interval tcgatattaaaatactaccaccgtttctgAAAGCAGAGTCCAGCGACAAGAAACGGCAAGGAACTCGCATAGTtcctcttttcaaataaacagatttacaatgctgttttttttacaataattagtgtcctgtgatgggacccgagcctaaatctttatgataaataaaataaaggcgtatttttctaaaaagtactcatttaatgaataataagatttatttaattggttccATTTACCGGTATCTCTATCGTATCGTtttctgtaccgtatgcaaacagaaagtaggggttacaagtttattcttatttcttgtattcatagtatgtatatcagaTCTTATGGAATACTTTTGTGTATTCTTCTGTATCTGTTCTATATATTAGATTTGGCTGTAAATGTAAATCTGGCACCGCATTTGAGTGTAGAATtttctgagaagaaccggcaagaaactcgtaaATTGgttgtaattcaattatttatgaatattataaatataattaaggaaataaaataaaaacgtcttTATTTTacacagaataaataaaataaaagtgaaatacacataaatttattagatttgGCTATAAGACAACCTTTAACAAGGGAAAACGTCAGTGGCGAATTGAGTAGTATTATGTATACCTAAAATTACATGTAAACAATCACAAAATAAGTACCAGTGaaacataatacaaatacacaaacatatataaataaatataaagtgttaaataagtttaaaaaaatacaaaatataaataaacgctgttcaattttttcaattaaattttccgaagaaagaccacagtggcgtgcatttggagaggcctatgtccagcagtggatgaatgcgggctgatgtgtgtgtgtgtgttcaatTTTTTATCCCACACGATAATCAATCtatttttatcttctatatagttacattacattacattagcagcctgtaaatttcaaaCTGATGGGCTaattaaaggcctcctctccctttgaggagaaggtttggagcatattccaccacgctcctccaatgcgggttggtggttcTATTAACCTTTACAATATGTGAGATATTAGCGATAGCTGGTTATCCTCATACGTTAAATTAgctagcttaaaatattttcgatataaaattCACGTCATTTCTTAACTTTCAGTTCACACAAGAGTTACTACGATGACTTTGCGCAAATGGTCTGGTCGCGAACTTATATGGTGGGGTGTGGAAGGAGCAAATTTATGgtacttataaaatgtatattgtaatgtaatattgaaaaaaatatgattctGTAAATCATCATTAGGAGTACTAATGTCTTTTTTTTCagccttaaaatattttgtatgtttaatgTAATCCTATATGCCAATTTGTGTGATATGAGTTACttgcaattaataatatttacagttgAAGACTAGAAGCATTAGAAGTATCGAATGTCGGAAGAAACTACAgcgatttgatttaaattttaattggtaaaatatattatatacgataaaaaatatatcaagtatGAATGTTGTCTTCTGGGCATCCGTTCCACTCTTAACATAGTGAAACTGCATTGCTAGCATTGTCTTTAAAGATAAAACTATTCAAACTATAAACGGCAGTGTGAGTCATGAAACCAAGAGGGCCGGAATCAgactgtttatttattcaatacatttttaaaatagtattatagtTTCAcacaaaaagataatattttataaatctagaaacaaaagtaaataagaAGAATGAATCTGACTATAGTAATCGTTAGATACCATGGCGTGGCCGTCAGCGCACCGTAGAACGGTTAGTGTGCAACTTTGCGCCCCGCGGGCCCGTGGCGTGGCGAGCGCTGTGGTCGCCCGCCGCACCCGCTTCCAACTGTCCTCCTCGCTCCCGTCCCGATATTGACTTACCCGGACTGTGCACTTTTCGTAAGTACTTAAGTGACTTGTACTTTACTGAACTACTTGAAACGGAAAAAAATCGTGATGTGAAATAAGAATGTGCACGGTATTTGTCTCGAAAATGCTGgtccttatatttttaatatatgtttgctaatttatttttatggataattacgatattttttctttgtaactaTTTAAACGTAGTCATCTTTGAATTACTCATAAAAAGGCGGACTTTACTTTTCATTGCAATATGATAAGAATATGGGAGAAAAAgcggataaaataaaaacgaataaaaacagAGATCACGTTTTAATTTCAGAGTATGATTTGGACGAGACATACGATGAAGATAATATTATGACAGTTGAAGAACATTtgcttttaaatacaattatgttgatcgaaaaaaatttagaattagATAACATCGGAACTTTGGATGAAATTTACTTAACGAAACTAGCTGTGGCTACTATTGAAGATACAGTTTTAACACAAACACcttataattcaatacaaaaacGTGATATAGTGGATACAGATGAAATAATAATCGGTAATGCtgaatcgaaaataaaaatagatcctGAGCCAAACAGTATTGAAAGTAACGAAAACAGTAAATCAActcatagtataaataaaaaagtacttaaacAAAAAGGAACTTTTGTCGGCCGTCCAAAGGCCTACAACATAGACGATTTAAACGATCAGCATAAAAACGAAGAGAATAGTAAGTCAGTAAcggaaatttttaattatatattgctgTAGATATAAAGTGTATTGTCAAATGTTGCAGATGATAAAGTACAAGAAACGACAATCGATGCGACATATGTTGAAGATTACGAATTGACATACATCCGAGAGGATACAACGCATCCAACTCATACCACAAAAGAATCAGCCATACCAAGAAACTGTCATTATTTATGagaatcataatatttaagctTCGTGTTTCTCTATTGTAAAAATACACCTGCCTTTTCAGACACTTCTGTGAAACCTATGGAAATAGATGGAGGTAacactacaataataaatattgaaacatctACAATTATGATAACAAAAATGTTGGACATTTACATCGATGATATAATCGCCAACCTAAATATTTCAAGAGTTATAAACGAAACAGCAATAGACGAAAATGTCATAGAAGAATATCTTTCTGATcgtaagtaaataaaagaaacaaaaaagaaaaagattcGCAATTATGATAAGACAGTGTTTCAGAAAATCAATATGTCCGCCATGTCGGCACCtaattctgtaaatatataagcCGAAATGATGCATATAAGATAAAAGTGTAACAGTAATCTATAAATCACAGCcaaacacactcacacacattATTGTTTCCTAATTTCCAGCAGTAAATATTCTTTAGCATTTGGATACTTCATAATTTACCTTTATATTTGCATGTACAGCTGAAACGGTTCGTCAAATACAAGCAAGCCTAAATCGTATGGAGCAGAAGTTAGCAGTTCCAGTGACGGTTTCAGGAAAGGTgatttttgtattgttataaattaaactttggtGTGCTTATGAGCACATCTGTGAAATTTTGAACGCACGAATACCACAAAGTAgacttacatattatttttagcaGATTTAAGCAGAGGTTGAAATTCAAACGAACGCCTCTAGTAATTTCATGAACTacaaaaggaaaatatattgtaaatgtcaaatggacacatatttatacatatatataattaattaatgattatacgATGATTCCTTAGATAATAGTGACTAGCTTATAAGGATGCTTTCGAGGTTTCGGGTCCTACTCCAAgtcaagttaattaaaaaactgtttCGTTGTTCTGTCGTCAAGATCCCAGGTGAGGCCCGGAGTCTGTACTTTAAAAGTGCCTACACTCGCTTGCCTCAGAAAGAACGTATAGCTATTGGGCATAGATTTTCTGTCACTATTCTTAATGAGTGTGTTTGAAATGATTGTGTTTCAACGCACACTTTTGCAGTATAATATATCCGGCGAAGTTCGATATTCTTCATTGGGCTGACCGACAACTAGGATGATATCATACTTATTATAAGATGCTTCTGGAATTCTCCTATTCCAGAAatgacatacataaatataaaaaaaaataatgtctctTTTAAGGCTCGACGGGAATTGAGAAATTTAGAACAAGACAAAGAAAACCTAAAGAAGAATCAAGAAATACTATCAGCTGAAACGGAAAGGAATAAATCATTAGAGAGAGGACCAATGTTAAATATGGTGATGAAATATATGCCATACTTAAAACAATACGAGAAAAGCATTTTAGGCGATTCGAGCTCTAGTGGCAAAGAGTCTAGTCAGTTTCTTGCTTTATCTAGTATGCTATTTGGTACTTTGCTATATTTTTGATGTTCAATTCCTAAGttctttatgttaataattttgtcgTTGAATCttggtttgtttttaaaagcattataatgtaaatcaatttgttttattatgtggttttatttataaaaacacgtACTTTATCtatcttattgttatttaagtttttgtcatcgtttaattttattaatatcgatttAAGAAATTAGTTGCTACGATAATCTATTGCTTTAGTTATAGATGaatcactttttaaattattcttaactattattataaataaattatagaatacatttttaaatttattcaacgcAAGCTGCAAGTTTACGAGTCTACAGAGGCTAGTGCAATTAGGCCAGTGAGAAGTGACGGGTTGGCGAGTCGCGGTCATCGGCCGCAGTCGTGCTCGCGAGCTCGTGCGGGCAGCGCGTAGCTCCGTAGACCTCTACGAACATACATACTATTAGGCGGATGTATTGTTCGGGTtagaagttattatatatataaaagtagaaaTAGTATTTTCTTCTAAATACTTTCATGACACATTGTGACATTTTATTGATAGAACTTTTAGCTGTTTTGTTAATCTTGATGTTATTAAAGAACTCATCTACATTAACATATTATAGTTAAATGAGTTGTTTTCgtgttttttaagttaattaatatataaacctgtatatagatatacatatatatctatcagatatgatatataattgaatcacatatatttaatgattggtCATACATTTCAGtcgttttttttaactaactagaaaatatcttgtatacataatttaacctattcagtttaaataaaaatatattgtaacagtTACATTTgtctatttaaaagtttaaatagataatatgtCGAATGATATGAAGTCAGCATCAATGGATCTGAACGGGTCTCGATCGTGGTGTAGAAGAGACAATGATGTGAAAATCGAATTTGGATTCGGGGTACCGCTTGGAGCGATGTCCGCTCATCCAGTGTTCCACTCTGCTTGGGATATCGGTTGGTAAGttgtaagcattttttttttgctagtaTTTTTTAGTAATGCTAAGTTGTAAAACCAAACTTATACAAACAAAGCCTATTGGTTACTTTATAAGGATGCAAATTACGAGGCCCTGGTATCTCGGAGGGTTAGTCAGACAGGTTTTACTTCCGTCATGCGTCATGCTGGTGAAATTTAGGATTGTTAGTGGATTATGTGAAAGAATCTAGTGTTTCTGTGTTAGCATACACACTTGAGTGCTTTAATATCGTATGCACAAATGCTTAGTCGATGGTAGTTATGGCGTGGTCGAAATTCGGCCAgaaacatttcattattttaattatttcatcatcAATACAATGGGTATACTAACCGATTACTCCCTACCAAAATATGTCCGAAAATtacaatgtatgtaatgtattcatagcaagttaaatattttgttgtcgTAGATGTcgtttaagagccgagatggcccagtggctagaacgcgtgcatcttaaccgatgatttcgggttcaaacccaggcaggcaccactgatatttcatgtgctttaatttgtgtttataattcatctcgtgctcggcggtgaaggaaaacatcgtgaggaaacctgcatgtgtctaatttcaacgaaattctgccacatgtgtattccgccaacccgcattggagcagtgtggtggaatatgctccaaaccttctcctcaaagggagaggaggcctttatcccagcagtgggacatttacgggctgctaatgataatGAAGatgtcgttttattttt includes:
- the LOC125065415 gene encoding uncharacterized protein LOC125065415, translated to MQIFLILIFLDILVADGYINYCGAKMCGHTDSHTFCRYPPGPSPSCMGYIDSELSPNEKARVLARLNRRRSDAARGIRGLPTAGDMLKLRWVEELAREAQRWADQCQPPSAPELHDACRDLYSISVGQCVASVVGEAPGLRPETMVDLWYTQSMSYKGNATSYIPPQCSHKSYYDDFAQMVWSRTYMVGCGRSKFMIPWRGRQRTVERLVCNFAPRGPVAWRALWSPAAPASNCPPRSRPDIDLPGLCTFQYDLDETYDEDNIMTVEEHLLLNTIMLIEKNLELDNIGTLDEIYLTKLAVATIEDTVLTQTPYNSIQKRDIVDTDEIIIGNAESKIKIDPEPNSIESNENSKSTHSINKKVLKQKGTFVGRPKAYNIDDLNDQHKNEENNDKVQETTIDATYVEDYELTYIREDTTHPTHTTKESAIPRNYTSVKPMEIDGGNTTIINIETSTIMITKMLDIYIDDIIANLNISRVINETAIDENVIEEYLSDPETVRQIQASLNRMEQKLAVPVTVSGKARRELRNLEQDKENLKKNQEILSAETERNKSLERGPMLNMVMKYMPYLKQYEKSILGDSSSSGKESSQFLALSSMLFGTLLYF